The sequence TTTCCTTGGATTTGGCAGCAAGGAAAACAACATCAGAGATCCACTGGAAGTCTTGACATTGGATGTTGTTGCATTGCAGGTAACATAAATTGTGGTTGTGTTTATTTCTACAAACTTTTAACATGTATTTTCCACTGCAATTCTTCTTACAAGGTTGATTTTGGAATGGACAGGAATTGAACTGGTAGTTTATGTCACCACAAGCAAAGCAACACTTATTGGCAGGAAGTTGAACATCCAAAGCTTTATCATAATCTATTGCATCTACAAACCATTCAAAATAGTTGCAGATGGAGCAGTTGAAGAATTTCTCACCAGGATGCTCAGGAGTTTGAGACAACAACATTCTTCTAATACCATTGCAAGGTACATTCTTGCACCTAGAGTAGATCCATGGACACTGAATTGGTGGATGACTATCTATTTCACACATTGAACATAAACTGTTACAACTGCTACTGCAGCTAGATACCTCACCCATACTACTACTGACATTAAATTTGTGCATAACTCCATCATTTGTAGGAAAAAATTAgatgattttgcagattttttatggatttttatgtactgcagattaaaaaaaatggaagagatggtggttttATAGTACATGGAGCATATTATGACCGTTCAAACGGTCATATTTGCCATGCCATCATGGATAACGTGTACAAGTAGCCACGTGTAAAGGATTCCACGTCAGCTTGTACAGTTAAAACGTTGAGGGCATGTTTGTCCACATTTGGATGTAAATTCGTGTGACGTGGCAACGAATTTTTAAAAACAATAATTCGGATGGAAAAACTTAACAGAGGGATATATTTCTAATTCTGTTTAAAAGAGGGACATAGTTGTAATGATAATTATAAAGAGGAACGTATTGTTAAAAAAACCCTATTTAGATTGATAAGTAACCAGGAAAATGGCCTACAAACCAGGTACCTTTTTGAGTTCAAAAGTCAAGACATAATCCTTAACACAAATTTGCACAAAGTAGCTGCCTCTGATAAAGACTACAGCTAGCTTTCCGAGTCCCAAAACCATACTACTCTTTAAAGCTCCCTCGTGCCTCACAATACTAGATGcacaaaacttcaaaacaaagaaaaactagTACATCCTCTTTATCTGTTTCAGTTCAGGGACAATAGACAACAGAGACCCTAATATATTAGTCAAAAGTCCCAACTCTTTTGTCACGTTTCTATCAGTCTTCTACACTTCAACACTCAAACTTCTGACGCTTCAGTCTCTCTTTGGTATTGTAAAGGTGAAGAGGGTCATTGCACGAGTAAAGTAGCTGCCTCTGATAAAGACTACAGCTTTCTGAGTCCCAAAACCATACTACTATTTAAAGCTCCCCCGTGCCTCACAATAATAGATGCACAAAacctcaaaacaaagaaaaactagTACATCCACACCACaggataattttttttctctttcaacaAATCAAGAAGAACAAGTGATGGAAGAAGATAGAGAATTTGATAGCGTAAGCAAGCAAATCGATTTCTTATTTAACCAATTACAATCCCTCAAACAGAAAGCTCCATCATTTGAGGCTAagttggaagaaaaaattacCAAACTTCAGCATATTTCAAAAGATCCCACAGTTGATGCATTGAATATACAAGAACCTGTGGATAGGTGTATTGAGAGATATCAAAATCAACTTGTCAAGATCAGAAGAGTTGGACAGTTGGTTGAAACAAAGGATGAAACTGATTCAGGGGAAAGAATCACTTCTTTTGTCAATGTAAGTCACACTGATCAAAAACTTCTTTTATTATtagattttgattatttattttgtcaaTGTAATGCTTgatatttttccattgcttttgtATACCTTAGATTTTCGTTAATGCTCTATAGGGACTCTTGGGTTTACTGATATTGAAATTTGAATCTGTAATATGGTGTTTGGCCTTTTGGACTTTTTTTGAGGTTTTTGGAATGTAGATATCAGTAACAAGCCTACTAGCTTACCCATTTTCTTTGGCCCCAAGTATGATTTGGGTACTTGCTTCTACTagcttactcattttctatggCCCCAAGTGCTAATTGTCTATTCATTTGCAGATTCAGAAACTCGAAGAGCTGGAGAGGATTAAAAGTCTTGAAGAtaagttgaagaaggaagaagaaaaagtgtCTGATTTGGCGACCAATTTGGGGAATTGTCAATCTACCTTGCTAGAACTGTCGGCCAAATTCGACCAATTTGGGGAATTCAGGTTTTCATGACTGTCAAGAAGGCCTTGTTTCTTTCAAGCCACTTTAATGGTAGTTAATTTCCCTTTGGATGCTGCATATCCTCGTACCTTGCTAGAATTGAATTTCATTTTGCTCGGAGTTCATTCCCTTTGGataatatgtttgttttttcGGTAAGACGTTTCTTTCATTGTGTGCACCAAAACCTCATGTAGTGAACTGGTAATTAATTCCTCATAAATGGGTTGAGGAATTCTTTTACGGTTTAACAAAGATTTATGTATTGAAAATACATTGTAAcagcaaaaataaaaactaaactcGAGTAAGAAGGAAACAATACATTGTTCCAAAAGATTTGAATGGATTTTAAAGTTCAGTCCACAAACACGTCAGAACCAAATTCTCTACAGCTCCAATAGTTATTTTAATCCTCTGCATTCAACAGATTAACCCCATCCAGCATAACTAAGCTAAAGAGAACACTTCAATTTCGATTGTATAAAACTAGTATATTTTAAAAAAATGCTCTCCTCATTTTGGCTTAGCAAACTTCATGTGAGATCTCACTCTATTAACTGCCGAGGCGCCGAGCAAATGTTTTATGTCCTAGTCCACGTGTTTGTGGGTATTTGTAGGGATCAACTTTCTCTTCAGTAGAAGGTACAAAGAGATAACTAAGTTATTCTAACAACATGAACCATCAAGGGAGAAATATAACAGCACAGGCAAATATGGTTAGTCAGGGCGAAGACAAACCTTCCATGGATGAATAACGTAAGGGCGATGATATGCCAGCACTGAGAAAGGCGAAGAGGGAGAAAATAAGAATAAGAGGACTTCCTTGTATTTTATCTCCCACGCCAGTGTTGGCGCAGACGGTCCTAAACGAAGGGAATGAGTATAAAGTCACCCGATCAAGTCCGTCGACACTCAATTTTTGTAAAACCCCACTACCAAGTGCGAAGATATGGGTAAAGTTACATCATTGTGACGAAGATATGGATAAACTTAGAGCATCGTTTCATTCTATCGCACACAAGAGGTCACACAGATGGACAATGAGGCAAGGTGCAAGCTATAGGTCCTGTGCTCGAACCATACCTactgctcattttattatttttgctcaAAGATCATCCCGCAACACCAAGATTTTACGCATATAGCACAAATGCAgcataataagaagaaaatagaaagatgaaaagaagagACACGAAGaaaagcaaagaagaaaaaggcaacaataagagagaaaataatgaCAAGCAGAAGTAAAAGGCAAAAATAAAACCTTACGAGATAAGACCACAATAGGAGGCAATAAATGTTCAAACCCCTAAATAGGAAAgctaggcatccaattgtggcgtgcatCCTAGTTCGCGTAAATGCAAGAGGCAATACAAATAAGGcctaacgcgcgtcataattAGGGAAAACCTAGTAATGTATGTCTCAGGGGAAAGCAATACTATACTAGAAACTGATCCATGGAGAGTTCGGGGAGAAACAAAATCTTATCCAGCAGAGACTCTTGGGTCACAAGCCCAGGGTAATAAgttctctcctaaggagtgtacAAACTCGATCAGGACGCCGCGGTACACGGTTGAGCTAAGCGTGCCTGGGCGTCTGGAGCGTTTCTAGCCATTCTTGGCAAGTCCTGGTTATGATACACTcggtcctcaagaaaccccaATTGGGGTGTGATCTCGTAACCACAAGcgatatcggtggagggataagaggtCACGAAAACAACTAATTGTTGGTATCaccggatgggaagagcccaACCTAACCCGTtaggggtaagcttccttgaaaggGAAATCAGGTGGAATAtaaaggacgacaccctccaccaGGGAGCTGAATTATGtcaaagacgacaatgtcatggggattctaTTCAAGGGAGTATCTAGGCAAGTCGCATCTTCGCGTGAGAAATATCCTGCCGAGGCAATAATGCGAAATAtgataaggcaagatcaatggattATTACTTGAAAGAGTAATGGTCTCCTGAGATTTTTTTCGACCGACCAAAAATAGTACCCCAGGGCAAGGATAAAACCTATTAAACAGGGGGAGGATGCATAAGACCTCTACTTAGGGAAGCGCATAAGACCTTGAAATAAACACAAAAAGACCTCATTTTGTCTTAGCAAACTTCATGTGAGATCTCACTATATTAACTGCCGAAGCGCCAAGAAAAGGTTTTATTTCCTAGTCCACATAAGATTGGCGGTCGGCAAGTGTTAGCTCGAGGCCTCCAAAGTCTAAGACTGTGTTTGTGGgtatgtttcaggatcaactttcTCTTCAGAATAAGGTACAAAGTGATAACTAAGTTATTCTGCAAAAAACTCGAAATAAAATTCAAGAAATTAAGCATAATTATGCTCCATAACGCTGCTATGAAAATCTTATGCCCAACTAAACTAACATTTTGATTGGTGGTCCTTACAATGCCTACAAGCATATACACCTGGCAAGTTGATCACACATGTAAGCGCAACAATTTTATAGTTTGGACATGAAAAAGTAGACGACGAAACAAGTGAGGATTCTGCAATTCAGCCAATAGTAAGGATTCTCTCGATAGAGGATGAGAGAAAAATTTCCCATTTCCTTGCCGTTTAGAATCCAGATTAACTCTTCTGGGACTTTGGCATGTTTTATCCTATCGAAGATGTGCCTCTATATTAAAAGACAGAGTATGTGAATGAAACAAGATATAGACTGCTAAAACATAATAATAAAGTCTCATCTACGTCATTGAATCGAAGATATACATTTCATATCACAATAGgtaatatatttttgtttatacCATTGTCAAATCATATATGCATAACGAGGAAAACAACTCCACCaagatattacaaaaaaaaaaaaaaaaaacattttcttTCTTTCCGTCTTCAATTGAATAGATATagttaacaaaaaaaattaggaACATACCCACTAAAAAGTGCATGACGCCTCTGCCATCTCCTTCGTAGAGGAATCTTTTGTGGGCTCCGGATTTCCTATTACGAAATCTCATTGTTCCGCTGTTCCACCCAGTCTCCAATCGACATGTGTCTAAATTTTTAACTTAAAAACTTACGGTTTTGCAAAATATATTGTTGACTAAATTAAAGATTTACTGAAGAGGAAAAAAAGGAAACAACTCAGATTTTCCTTATATCATTTTCTACCCCTAGCATACTCCCTGGTACCACATTCATCTATTGATAgaatgatattttattttattttgttggaaTATGGATAAACATCATTCCAACAAAAGATGAAGCATGGACTTCGTCCGCTTCACTTCTATATGAACTCAAAGGATTATCCTTTTACGGGAGCTTAAGGTTACAACTGATcgagagttttttttttgaatgcaaggtttttttgttttgtttttttgtttgtttgagcaTTCTCTTATCTGTCACAACCACAATATGTAGCAATGGTGATAACAGTCATAtataactgatagacgcatttatgtgtctattttgttctcaattttctgtattgttagactcgattaagtacttattgtgttattttgtgttcttgtaggaaattttagagaaataagcccttgcggcgaaatgggctcaaaaagcagtgttttacaccccggagaaatgtaccgtaggcaccccagaaatgcaccggaaacgtcccagaaatgtcccggaggaacccataaaaattactatttccaccccaattgatattcgcaccccagcactctggataaggggcaccttcttcaacaatttgaatttgtgtttttggcaggaaatgaagttttcaactggcagaattttgattgtcaaaatgaatgggttagagtacgattcaatcgctgaaaattggcagaaagatgtgatttggcataaggaacaaagtttgggtgtcgaatttgatcggaattggctggaaatatcgatttgattctcgatctcaaaacagagctacacggactgaacacaccctgtacacgctgttgtgtgtgttttggctatgcatggaagtgattaagggacgttcgccgacttactaggcgtgggagagatgaattggagtgtgcagaaccaattctaacgtgtgacagagttaattttggaaattttcgttattattatttggattaaatggagaatatatgcaatcaatggtcggatttttggctccaattcactataaatacaaggaaaaacagtttgtgaaagggtgtcgagagtctgggggtctgaggagagccagagaagaagaaattcgagttttcccaaactcggtttctgctgctgctgctgctgatgaatatgaagaacacgaagaacggacctgcatcagcagtcgtttttcaacagtgaaatagactaacagccgtgggtcgtaggtgtgggtcttagagccacagcgacaatagcacttcttctgtgtcgttcattttggacgcttttgtgggtcgcacattcactgttttattatttcatctccattttcatccttgtaaacaccctttgaacagtaaataaatattttgagcgtgtttttgacatgacgagttaaaccccaagcactgggacgacggaggaggccgtgtttcatccatgtggtaatttaaattaattctttatttactttttgcaccaattttaattgaattaagatgttaattaattatttgtgattttatttgatggagcatgcttagtcttagggattcttgatgcgccattctcataaaatacaagtaatattttatagaatctactttggcaaagaatagagttaatatttgttttgttttgaactataatcgcctagaattaaattttgaaccacttgaaaatgaaagatggccgaatctttagtcccagtttctcgcaccagtgttaatattttttgtatatatttttatttttaaatctttacaagtccgagcaacgaacttttactaccactttcaaaactataacaaaatggcgtcgccgacgcggacttgtatgtagattttttttttatattatttgttcctttttactttgtctttttttctttgatttacaggttcgaagtggagcactaaggacttggagaggaaaaagcttaaagcgaaaagcgaaaagagaagaaaaaaaggacaattttaggatttaatttttaatttttttagagtgtgtgaggaacactgtaattttttatttatttattttggaatttggactttaaacaattggactttatttttttaaccctagggaagggtattattattaaaaaaaaattatataaactgtgtgcagggaaggacgacgattactatatcgtctcggcccctcgggttcgtacatgacataggagtcgtggctcgagtcgacttcaatggttcatcccccgtctggtacgggaggtaagtccatcgaaacactcgcgaatctcctgtaagcgagttactgtattccttaaggtgattcattgattgaggacgaatttggaatgtttttaaattcctagtaaagggcaaggcctggccaatacaagataagggttcggatttcatcaccgctcccttcttgcccgccttaggaaaacgaaacctaacgcgaacccaagcttaaaatttggaattgaacgagaccgatagggtaacgagcttagtaggaaactcgttcgaaaaatattggttgctctttaagcacactccaaagttcatgatggtttctgtgagttgaatgcgtgactgcgccgccttgtgatagcggtgaggccttgggtatcaaagatccactgagcttccctcacctcaattcaacttactttgtctcggattgattccagaggggtttgctcaaattgcaacgaattccctttcgaaagatagaagctggtctagaaagaatctaagtggagccatcatgctttttgtttgctagaaatatttaagtttgttttggtagagtcgagtcggccttgtttgtggttgtgtagaattcccttgcaattaagaatgtcgaactggtatgatagaagccaatacaatgagtatcgacctgaatttgaatatggacatcatcagttttatgaccatggtgggaatagtagttgggaacgccaaccttttcaaggttatggttcataccatggtgagcccaattagtatccacacgcgaattggtcttacgagcaagaaaatcaggaacactgtagtactggttactcgtttttggaaactagtcctgattatgatatttctgaacctgttccatctctagaagagacccaacaatggattgaaaggacgtataaacgtttagttgcaatgaatagttcaaaagaagagtgtacacgatattctgagatgataaacgagagtggtgaacgtataagtgttatgctcagtgaaattcaggcacgtctagaggcagaaaatgaacagttggctaatgctgctcgaaataatctaaatttacaaaatagggtttctaattctacccttgatatcaatagtgaatatttgcctaatttagaggacgaggctagaataaaagacactacttatttagataaggttcaatcatctttgtactattatgatgatgaggatagtagtaatgaagaatctgaaatatgtaggcatagtgatcaggaatctattaatccaattgatctttataatgattatattatttctagttcaaatccaaataatttttatgattattcacctattcaaaaggacaaggatttgattagggataccaccgttttagacgatatagtttttccttttgattacgaagccgatagtggtttagaggaacgggtttattccgaaagtgttgttttagagtctagcgacttagaaacaatagtattagatgaagaagatataaccgtagagatgagtaaagatgcactacctgataataaattagaagaatcaattgaccattttcaagaatctaatgatccagaaattagggagattgtaactggtctatctagagacactaaaaactctaagtttgggggtgattatcaccttcatagtgccttacctttaactctcagaaagtcccttcacttaggacttgatatctctgcctcgacaattttaaaagattaccttcatactcgttttcccgaacctaatgatgtccaggaagaagttcagtagttagaaacccatcctctggttgatgtggtttgcccaggctatgatccccagattgactttgttttcccaccaaattgttttcttccaactgtgggaacgtttatattccaaatgtgtcgaatattaagttgtgagactaaacctaaatgccttaggaaattagaatcgacacatttgcttaagaatgaccactattctcactgtggtcaattatgtaagtcatatctgattgacttagaggatccgcaattatttaggttattactttgtgattccaagttcttatttgagtttttccagactctaggacctaataatttggatccaacctatgaagaaacgcagccaatgaaaatattctatttagaccctttcatagaacctgaacctgaaccgcaattagcgatagttttcaggaaacttggtaagggcatgcttt comes from Papaver somniferum cultivar HN1 chromosome 7, ASM357369v1, whole genome shotgun sequence and encodes:
- the LOC113293390 gene encoding uncharacterized protein LOC113293390, translated to MEEDREFDSVSKQIDFLFNQLQSLKQKAPSFEAKLEEKITKLQHISKDPTVDALNIQEPVDRCIERYQNQLVKIRRVGQLVETKDETDSGERITSFVNIQKLEELERIKSLEDKLKKEEEKVSDLATNLGNCQSTLLELSAKFDQFGEFRFS